The window TGGAGCCAAAGCAGCTCTAGGATGAATGGTGtgaaacaaaaaaaagaatagAAAAGTCTGGACTTTTTGCAACAAACATATTTGTGTCTTCTAACAAAATACAATTTTTCCTGAAGAAACGCCTTATTTACTGATTTGTGCTAGAAAAAGTGGTGCCCATGGAAGTGTTTTAAGACTTAAGAGCACCAATTTTTTTCTTCCAGATCACAACATGTTTTGTTTCTTCATTAATATTTACATAGTTATAatgcttgatatgcttgagtGTTTGGCAGGAGCACATGAGAAGGAAAGAGGGAAACTAATATCACCATATTGAATTGCCTTCTCAGTGACATGTGATTTCTTTTAATACGGTATTATGTAGTATGCATGGCTACACTAACCTAGGATTGGAACATAAAAGGAAGAGGACGGTTAGAGATGAAGGCACTAAACATCAGAAGATGATGTTGTCATACGATATTTATGCAGATGTTGTTCCATAGCAAATCACCTCTTCTAATTAAACTGTTTGAATATGTTACTTCCTTTCCCTATTTCtactttccttttcttttccttCATTTTTACTCGTCTAATACAACATGCTTTTTTATGTATTTTTTCTTTTTGCTCGGGTTTCCCACGCTTTTCCCGGAATAATATCGGTTAACAAACATAGAAAATGTTGACTAAGCATTAGAAATGTTGAACACGTATTgggaaaatgttgaacaagtatttgaaaaatgttgaataggtatttgcaaatgttgaacaagtatttgaaaaatgttgaataggTGTTAAGAATTGTTGAACGAGTATTTAAAAAAGTGTTGAACAAgtttttgaaaaatgttgaataactATTAAAAATgctgaacaagtatttgaaaatgttaaacGAGTACTAAAAATGTTGaacgagtatttgaaaaatgttaaacatgtatttggaaaatgttaaataAGTATttaaaatgttgaataagtattgaaaAACTATTGAACgagtatttaaaaaaatgttgaatCAGTATTGGTTGAACAAGTATTTCAAAAATGATGAATAAGAATTCGGACAATGCTGAATGTGTACACAAAAAATGTTGATCACTTATTAAATATATATTTTGACATATACAAAAATGTAGATTAAAAATGAAAATAAACGTAAtaataaaaagaagaagaaaaattagAGAAGAAACaataaaaccaaagaaaaaaTATGGAGAATAAAAACCAAACTAAGAAATgaagaataaaaaataaaaccaaacaaaaaataaaggaaAAACGAAGAAAAGCCCTGTCAAAAGACAAACTAAACTAAAGAAAAAAAGGGGGGAAACGAAGAAACAAATGCaaaaagaatggaaaaaattggagaagaaaaaagaaaaccaagATGAAAAAAAATATGAAAGAAACGGCTCTAGCCGGTTCAAGTTGGGTGCGCCCCCTTTTCTCTAGACCAACTATAGTCTGGCAAGGTGGCTAGGAGCGCTATCTTTCTTTGCTTTGACCAGGGTTCAATACCTCGGGCTCTCTTTTTCATTTAACAGTTCGCGAAAATGGGCCAGTCCACTAACAACGATGACCGTCAAATCTCGACGCTAATCGCTGAAAGAGATAAATAGTCGCCGCGATCGCGAGTTGCCACAAACGGGCGCCTCATGCGCCCCCGCGCTGGGCCGGCCGAGCTAGTTGTTTTTCCTTCTGCGTTTTTATCAGCAAAAATCCGCAAAAAGTGCTCTCTAAGTGATAAGAACCCACGATCCAGGCTCAAGGCGCGCTACAGTAACCACAAAGCCGAATAACCTtgcctcaaaaaaaaaaacaaagcCGAATAACCAAATGTGTTTAGTTGCATCGTTCCTttcttttctctttcttcttttATTTTTACTTTGTTCTTTCTTCGATGAAATTTATTAAAATTCGTTTTTTCTCTTCTAATCAATGAACTGTTTTTTCAAAATCCaaggtttttttttcaaattgatgATGTTTTTAGTTAAAAATGAACTTTCTTAAAAAAATTGAAGTTTTTaaaaaatcaatgaacttttttaaaatttaatgagattttttttcaaaatgcagGAACTCTTTTTCATTTTCGATGAAGGTTTTTCAAATTCTATGACAATTTtcaaattctgatttttttaaaatcatgaactttttttgaaatgtATGAACACTTTttaattcatgatttttttttgttttctgatttttttctttCGGTTTTTCTAATTCAATTGATCTTGctctaatgggccggcccatgaggGTTGGCGCGTGGTCGCCACAGAGCTTCCTGGCGACTGAAGCGCCCCAGCCATAAAAGACGGGGATGCCAGTAAAAAAAACCCACCTATAACAGTGCCATTGAGCACAATTTAATACCCATGGGATGGCAATTTTACCCATGGGTACGGGTACCCACGGATACCATCCCCGCATGGATAGGGTATGGGCACAATTTAATACCCATGGGCAGTACCCATACCCTACCCGTTAAGTCATGGGTAGGGCACGGATATAGCCTTGTACCCATGGAtatacccataccctacccatttaTGCTGATATGTGGACCTTACACGTCAAGTGTGTCATGAGCTTGTGAACCTATGTTAAAGCTTTCACCAATTGTCGATTTGAATTGAGATAACTGTCTTGTAATCATCTATCTATTATCGAGTTGAGATAAATTATTTTTTGTGAAATGTGATATCGATTAATATAAAATTATGAATAACTTCTGTAATGTTTGATCTACCCGTTGGGTACCGGATGGGTATGGGTGTTCGTCGGGTATGGGTACGGGTAATGGTTCATACCCATGGGTACGAGTATGGGTAGAATTTTGTGCCCATTAAGTACATGGGTATGGGTATGGTATTGTTCTACCCACCCTataccctacccattgccatccttaATTGAGCCGGCTCATGCCGAAGTACCTATGGACGATTCATGCGTACTGCTCCTTATAGGTGATATATAACAATTGTATATCGTTCCCTACCGAACTAAAAGGCCAATCACATCCCGAGCACACAGAGCCTAAACCCTAGGAAAACAAACAACCCCAAAAAATAGGGCAGCAAATATCCACAATACAGGCGAGCGTTAGCCGCTAGTTAATCATGAAATTGCCTATTTCCAACAGTGAATGGATGCATGTGCACACTTATCTGAAGTGTCAAGTGTCAGCATGTCAGATCACAAATGTTCACACTCAATATCTTTGATTTTTGTACTTAAAACAGGGAGAAAAAGATCCAAAGTGGAGTTAAAATAAGCATTCATGTGTATCTTTTGTTCAGTTACCtaaaacacaaaaacagtagTACGCTAAAATGTTTTCCTATATCTTCTCAGTATCTTCCAATAAACAAAGGATCCCCAAATCTACATTTGTTATGGACAGCACTAGAGGGCTACTACAGTAATAGAGGTGCAAATCATGAAGATCTTATAGCCTTTTTCCAAATCAAACATCAGCCGCTTAAAGCACCCAGCAGCACAAACTAAAAGACCGATTATTCTAGATTGTTGAACCATATGCCACTACTTTTTCTTTGAGTTTTTTATTCAGAATGACAAAAGGTTGAGCTTAATTTCAAAAACCACATCAAGTAGCTAACAAATCATATTCAGTTTTTTAATTGCAATGCAGCTTTGTATTAGTGCACTAATCATAAAGTAACTTAAGTATACCCCACCTTGAGCTTGATATAGCTAGCCCTGACATAATTATTAGCATCTACTCAAGTCTAAAACACTAGGTATGAAAAGAAGGGCCATCCACACACATGTTATTTCCTTAAATATATTCGAGCAAAATATGTGCACGCGCTTTATTTCTTCTATAGCAACATTcagaaagtacaaggaaagagaTGCAGCAAAGGCTTCCACTGAAGAATCACTAATGAAACTGAGCTCTTTGTGAAAAAAAAGGCAAGGCAATAAACCACATGTAGTCCAGTACAACCTACTACTACTCCCTTGCCCTGACGAAAGCCCAGGAGCAATTCATAGAATGATTTTAACTTCACCAAACCTCTGCAAAGCTCATGCTTTGACGCCGAAGTTTGCGCACTTGATGGAGCCCCTTGCAATGTCAATCTCGATCATGTTTTCCTCCTCACTGATCTCCGACAAGATGTCTATGAAGTCCCTCCTGTCAAGAACGAACTCCGGCAGGAAGCCGGCGAGGAGGTCTTGCTCCTTCTTCCAGAGACATTGCTCCTCTTGCCCCACATAGTACCCATCAACAAGGGAGATCTCAATAAGACtctcgtcgtcgtcatcatcagaCACCGAGACTTCATCAGTCCCCTCTTCGCTCACCTGGCAATCTGAAGACCCCGACAGGCTTCCAGCCGAATCCACCGGCGAATCCTCGGACACCCCATCTTGTGGCACAGTGCTCTTCTCCTGATGAGCAACAACCTCCATGGAAGTTTTGTGGCTGCTGGTTTTCATCAGTTGTCTGAGGTTCGAGAAGAGCAAGGAGAGGCAGGTGGAGATAACCAGCACCAGCAACGCAAGAGAGGAGGACGtggagaaagaagaagaggaataCATACTGTAAAGGCTACACGAAATGAGTAGAAGTGTGAGTTGTATGGCCATTTGGGATCTGGGAAGCATCAAGAACTTGCTCACAATCACAAGGGCAAGAAGGGCTTTAGTGGCCCAAATGATGCAGCGATGCTAAAGAAGAAAGAAGCCATGATGAGGCACAGCATGGAACAAGGAATTGCTGCTGCTTCCTTTACAATAACAAACCTGCACAGGGAAAGCAAAGGTTGTGTGCTTGTCTATCAAATGGATTTGTGAATTGACACAAAGAGGAAAAGAGAGACCAGAGAGGGAGGAGGAGTAGGGCTCACCATCTAGGACGCGTATGCCGCAAATATTTAATCTGAAACTGATGGACGTAAAGGTAACTGCAACAGTTAATTAATGCTTAGAAAACTGAAACTTTCTGGTGAACTGTTACCAGTGCTGCAGTGCACACCCCATGTCCTTTTGTGAAGCTGTAGGTTAAGTTATTAAGAGGTAACTGTTGGCTTGGCATCATGGTCAGAGAGTTGTTAAGTGCTGCTTGACAGAAATATTTAAGGCGTGGTCCATCCATGGTTCCATAGGATGACAACATGCAAGGCAGGGTTGGGTTGTGTGAAACAAGAAGATGGCCATGTGCATGAGGTTAATTAAAGTTTACCACATGGGCCTCCACTAGACAATTCGTCTCTTCCACTCTTTTTTACCTTATCAAAAGCAGCGTTCTACCTTTTTTCATGGAAGGTGAGACCGTAATGAATTCCCCCCCTTTCTCTTGCCCTCCCCCCTGCAGTTAAAGCTGACCGACGTTCATGATTTGCTCCAATCCTCCTTTTCGTCACAAAATTATGTACTACGATAAATACAGCAACTTGCTGCTTTGTGTTTACTGATTACTAAAACTGGCTGACAGAGCTGGATGCACTAATAATCCCGGCACCGTCAGTCGTCAACATAAACATGTTGAAGTTTTGGTATCCTTCTATTCTCTAATAGTTCAAGTGTTTTCAGTAGTCATTTCGCGGCACAAGATGAGATCTCAGAATCACAGCTGTTGAAAAATAAATGGTATCCTATGTTGTCCTTGTCCACAAACATAAAACTCTTCTACTGGGGTGGCATCAACTTGTTATGTAGGCATGTAATAAGGTAAAGAAACAAGTTTAGCCAACCCATTAGTCAATGTGCCAAAGTGAGGGACGTGCGGGAAGGTGATAGTAATACCCAGTTTTTCCATTTAATTGCAAACAGGTAGCATAGAAAGAAGAAAGTTGTTCAGCTTGAACAAGATGAGGGCACCATTGTTGGTCAAGAGAACCTTAAATCCTACATCTCCAATTTTTATAATCCATTCGCATCCGGATCCATTGTGTCTAACTTCGTGTGATGGATTAAAACACGGTGCAACCAATAGAAGATGGTAGCACGGGATATGTACAACCGGTTTGGGCGACGGTTCAATAGTAGGCTATGTGTGCAGGCATATATTCCTATTTTTGCCGGTTGTGACTTGcttttttgtcttttttgtacTTCAGAACCGGAGCTTGATACTGGAACCTTAATAAAATTTGGCTGTGTTCATCGCAAGATGCAGAGGCCAGGGTTCATcttttctaaaaagaaaaagaaaaaactggaGTACCTGAGTCAACAGATCTACTTTGGAATTCTCAATCTTAGCTACTTCAGTCTAATCTTTCACCAAGCCCTACTAGTAGTATTATTCCACAGTATCAGAGAGCTGGGTTGCATAATAGCAGATCAGACAAGTACGAAGGATAAAAAAAAACACATGATTCACCGACAACATAACCTTTGAATTCACCAACAAAAATGTCTAGATTTTTTAGGAAAATAATGTAGCAACATGACCCTATAGTTTCCCCAGGCTACTCCAAAGGACTATCTGTTACCAGGATGTACATAAAGCTGGGAACAATAGGATACAACAAATGAACAATTCTAGTTTCTATTAGTCTCGCTTGTTAGTTGGCCCATCTATACAAGGAGAAGGCACAATACGGTTTTGTTTTTTCTAAGACTGAAACATCAATTGAGTCATACAGAAAAATGTCATCCATTTCGTACAGATCTCTTTATACATGGGAAAGTTAAGATATTAGACCATACCTAGAGGACTAGAGGCACAACTGAACATCAGCAGATCAGTTCTGCTACCAGAATTCACCACAAGAGCACTTCCCACCTTCAAAATGGTGGAAACGAGTAGCGTCTCTCACAATAATCTTCCTCTGGAAAATTTCACTAATTAACTTCATCACTGTATGGCAGTCCCCACAGACCCGGAGGTTCTTCACCACCCGGATCACCGACCCCGGAAGAGACTTGAGGATTCCAAAAGCAACAGCCAGCCTCTCACTGTGCAAGAACAGATGGTGCTCCTTTTCATGCTCCTCCAGATCATGCATCACAGAACTGGTATCAGGGACATAGCCCCTCCGGCGCATCTCCGAGACTAATTCCTCGAGAAAAACTAGAATTTCTTCTCTCATATCAACCGGCACTTCCCCAGCATGAAACAGACGAGATTCTCTTCCAACTTCAACCCAGCTATACCCAGGCTCTTTATTTATCTTCATATTAGCCATGAGCTTTCTCACCGTGCTCACAGACCCCCATTTGCCATTCACTGCGTAGACATTAGATAACAAGACACATGTTGAAGGATATTTTGGTCCCAGCTCTAACAGATTATCAGCAACCCTGACACACATTTCAGCATCGTTGTGTTTCTTGCACGCGCTCAAGAGGGCCCCCCAAGCAGCTTCATCTGGCTCATAGGGCATCGTAGTGATGAGTTCTTCAGCTTCTGATAAATGGCCCGAGCGACTAAGAAGATCTAGGTAGCATGTATAGAGTTGTAATCCAGGGTTGATGTCATACTCCCGCTTCACTGAGTCAAACAGTTGCCGACCTTTCTGAACAAGACCAGCGTGGCTACATGCGTAGATCAACCCAACAAATGTCACCTCATTGGGCTTCACTCCTGCAAGAATCATCCGGTCATAAAGAGCAAAAGCCTCCCCTGCTCGACCATGCTGCGCCTCTCCAACAATCATTGTCGTCCAGGAGATGATGTCACGCACTGTAATCTCTTCAAATACTTCTCTAGCGGAGTGTATATCGCTACATTTGGAGTACATGTCAACCAATGCATTCCCAACCATCATGCTGGACAAGAACCCAAGCCTCATGGACAAACCATGCAACTGCCTTCCCAGAACAAGCGCAGCCAGGTCTGCAGCCCCACCAGTTACAGCTGACAAAACAAATGCGTCATCAATAGTGACGGCATCCCGCCTCATCTCAACAAACAGCTCCACCGCGCTAACACTCTCACCAGCTCTTACATATCCTGATACGAGCGCAGTCCATGCAAAGAGGCCGCGTCCAGGCATGCTCCGGAAgagctccagcgcctcgtcagtATAGCCATTCGACGCGTACCCAGAAACAAGCGCAGTCCACACGACGCTGTTCTTGGCACTCAAACTATCAAACACCTTCCTGGCATCATCCGGAAAACCACATTTACAGTACATATCGATCAGAGAAGACTTGACGACATCGTCTCCGCTATACGGGGAAGCAACGAAGTGTCCATGGAGCTGCTTACCAAGACTGAGGCTTCGCAACCTGGCGGAGGCGCTAGCGATGGAGGCGAGGACGAAGTGGTCGGGCTGGAGGGCGTCAGCAGAGAGCATGCGACGTATGATCGGGAGGACGAGGTAAGGAGCGTCGGAGTTGGAGACGGCGGCGAGGAGCGACGAGTAGAGGTGGAGGTCCCGGCTCGGGCTTTCGTCGAACACCCTGCGGGCGTCGGGGAGGAGGCGGCACTTGGCGTAGGCGGAGACGAGAAGGGACGGCGCGGGAGGGTGCAGCGCCAGGCCATCCTTGAGGAGACGCGCGTGGGCGCGGCGTAAGGCCGTCGGTGACCCCCCCGCGGCGCGGACGGCGGAtacaacggcggcggcgggggagagCATGCGTAAGCGTAAGCTTGAAAGGCTGTATTCTCATTTGTTCCTCTGCTTCGGTTCGGCCTAAACGGCGTCGCGTGCTACTCCCGCCTATCTGGGCCGTTCGTGAAATATGTACGGCCATGGTTTATGTTTCCCGCCTATCTGGACTGTTCGTGAAATATGTACGGCCAGGATTTATGTTTCACCCACATCAAAACCCAGTGAAGTAAAAAAACCATGGTCGTTGTTGCTCCAACAGATTATGTAAAATAAAAGTGGTGCCTATAAAATTGGTAAGCAGTTGAAACATGAGATCCAGCAATGGGAAGGCCGAGAGGCAAATCTGGGAGTCGCAGGAGCCGAGAACAATTTCGGCCAACGGAGTTCGCTAGGGTCGAGACATTCGTCGGGCCACCAAGGACATGAGTCAAAAGGGAGCAAGAGCCTAGGGTGCGGCCAACTCCGACGGCGGCGCATTGCCCGAACGGCGAGAGCTTTGAACGGGACCGGTGGTTCGGTGTAGTTGGGTCGCTCGACTGGAGGTTGCCTGGTCGTTAATCGACCTCGTAGGTCGATGGTGGTGCTGTAGgcaaacgttgcatggaaaaacaaaaaaaattctacacacgcaatgatctatccatggagatgcatagcaacgagggggagagtgtgtctacgtaccctcgtaggccgtaagcggaagcgtttcacaacgcggttgatgtagtcgaactttcttcgcgctccaccaatcgagtaccgaacgtacggcacctccgagttctgcacacgctcagctcggtgacgtccctcgtcttcttgatccagcaagacgtcgaggtagtagatgagttccgtcagcacgacggcgtggtgatggtgatggtgaagtgatcctcgcagggtttcgcctaagcaccgtgagaatttgaccgggggtgtaaactgtggaaaggggcgctgcacacggctaggcaattgtctggatgtgctaggcgccccctcccacatatatatatataggtggggggaggagggagcagccaggagggcgccccaagtaggttgaatcctacttggggtcctcccaagtggcgcccccctgccatatttgtcggagggggaaggaaagaggggggggggagagagagaaggAAGTAGGAATCCTATTCCATACTTGCCTTTCccccttcccctttccttctccacctttggccggcccatatggggggacgcaccagccccttgtggttcatgcgtttcccctcttggcccatatcttttgccgggggtgcccggaaccccttccggtgatatgatatgtacccggtaccctccggaacacttccggtgtccgaataccatcgtcctatatatcaatctttacctctcgaccatttcgagactcctcgtcatgtccgcgatctcatctgggactccaaaaaacattcggtcaccaaatcacataactcgtataatactatatcgtcatcgaacgttaagcgtgcgtaccctacgggttcgagaactatgtagacatgaccgagacacctcttctgtcaataaccaatagcggaacctggatgtccatattggctcctacatattctacgaagatctttatcggtcgaaccgttatgacaacatacataattccctttgtccatcggtatgttacttgcccgagattcgatcgtcggtatcttcatacctagttcaatctcgttaccggcaagtctctttactcgttccgtaatacatcatctcgtgactaactccttagtcgtttgcttgcaagcttatgatgtgtattaccgagagggcccagagatacctctccgatactcggagtgacaaatcctaatcttgatctatgccaactcaacagacaccttcggagatacttgtagagcatctttataatcacctagttacattgtgacgtttgatagcacacaaggcattcctccggtatccgggagttgcataatctcatagtcgaaggaatatgtatttgacatgaagaaagcaatagcaataaaactgaatgatcattatgctaagctaacggatgggtcttgtccatcacatcattctcctaatgatgtgatcccgttatcaaatgacaactcatgtccatggttaggaaaccttaaccatctttgatcatcgagctagtcaagtagaggctcactagggacacggtgtttgtttatatattcacacatgtatttaggtttccaatcaatacaattctagcatgaataataaacctttatcatgaataaggaaatataaaataacaactttattattgcctctagggcatatttccttcaggtgcGGTAACTACCATCTCAGGCGATTGAGGGGACGGGGGAACGCCCGTAATCGACAACGACATTCTGAGCTTCCGGACATCGGTGGGGGTCGCGACGGTTGTATCGGGCAGCAGAAATGAGCTGCTAATAAGTAATATTTTTGCACTTATCACATCGTCGTTTAAACCGGGTGATCCAAGATTTTTCCCAAAAAATCAATATGATATTGTCACTAATGACTAATGGATGCGAGAGATCACGAAATCCTTTGTTAATGCCTTTTCGCAGGAAAAGGGGCCCAAACATGGAAGGAAATCATCACAGATAAGGAAACATGAAGTTTGATGGAAGAGAGAAGGCAATTGAAGGTGCACACAAGTCAAAAGAGCGCAAGGCGGGTGCTCAACGCTCGTATCCGTGCTCATACCGTCTGCCGACGGCTGCAGCAGGTCCACCTGGCCAACTTCTAAGGAGTCGACACATAATTGTCAATAGAGAGATCACCACTCGCGAAACGAAGAATCAGAACCATCTTCCACCCTAGCCACCGCCATTTCCCATCTCATCTCCATAGCAGTCGTCACCATCATAACTGCAATCATCCATTGGCAAGTTAGTCATTCTTGTAATCTGTGTATCGCATCCGATAACTATTGGATGTCATATTATTAATCAACCATTCTTCTTTATGTCATCTTCAATGAGTTCATCTTGCTATCTCATCGCCATGTGTGAGTAATTCGGTAAAACATGGGTTGATGCACGACCTTGCAACACGATGTATTTGTGGAAGATATCGTTGGAATGACTTTGTATATTTGACATTATTTTGTATGTGCCCGATTGCAACAGAATTGTCTCTTGTCTTGTTCTCGTTATAAGGCCCTGCCAGTACCAATAGATCAAGGAGGAGGTAAAGAGCGAGGAGGACGTGAAATGCTATCCCAAAAAGCAGCGAGAGAAGGGGTTAGTATGGTAGGGGAAAGTTATTCCTTGGGAATGAATTAAGTGTAGTCATTAAACGCCTAGTTCTTTTACCTGGATATTTAATTTTAATCACTGAGGTAACCCCGTGCGACGGTAAGGGCCATCAGTTGGACAACTAACACTTGATGCAGGTCGCACAACGGTCAAAATGTACTTTGGACACATCCCCCACATTTTCGTGTTGCAAGCACATCATAATAGTTGTCTTCCAGAGCACAATTTAATAATATTAAGAACCCGAGCACAAATATAAGATTGTAAGAGTAAGACCTCATACTCATGCCTGTTTTAATACTAGTGTTTACAACCAAAAGGTTGCTAAGGTTCGGATGATAAGCTGAAATTTAATTTTGCTAGCAATAACTTCTCAGAGCCTCTGTCATAGTTTACATCCTCTCGTGGGTTCGATAATTCAGGGTCACAACTTGCAAAAATGTCACGGGAACCTTTGCTATCTAAGCCAGATCTCAAAGGTAATCAACCACCTTTTCTGGCACTATTGTCGGGGAGACATCTTGTCACTAGTCACTGTGTTGGAGTCATTGTTAGAGTTTTTTATTTCAATTTTTGTTCTTGGCTTTATTTTTTTAGTTGTGTTGTCACCGAGAACCCCCAAAAAATATTATGGCTCGAAAACTTGGAGTCTTCGCTGCTCCAAATGAAAACTTTACTAGAGGCTGGAGCGCCACCTGGTGGCGCCACCTAGACGGGCATGTGCTTGTTTTGGCATATTCGGCTAGCATGTTTGGCCCTCAATCTCACTCATGTACATCAATATGGGCATATGCTATAACATTAGGATCTATTAGTTGCACATCGATCAAACATACAAATACTATATTATTTGAGTTTAGAACCATCATAGATAGTGGTACATCTATTAAGGATATGTACGactcacccatggagcataaacaGCTGAGACGATGCATTATCATAGTTAAAAAAGCGAAAACAAGCTAACATGAAGTGCTTCAGTTTGGCTGATGGAAGGGACCTCATGAGGCCATGACTAAGTAACCAAATAAAAAGAACACCTTTCAGAGTCCTCGAGAGGCTTGGCATCATCCATTTCCGTATCAAAATCAGCATGATGCCTTTCATCGAAATTCTCTTGATCTTCATCAGAATTACCCAATATATGATGACTGCTAGGATGCTAATTCTGAAACCACAACTACAACCAATAAGCATCAGTGATCACATCTAAAGCTAATACCAACATACCAATCTTTTTCCCACATAGACAGTATGTTATCTTTGCCTTTTTTTAAATGCTAAAGCAAACCAGGTGATTTCAATTCTATACAAATTAATGCTTATAGAAAATTAGAATGCCATTCTAAACACAACTACTTGGAGATGATTAAGAATGGATGCCAAGCATATGGGCCAACGCACTACAAACAGACATGACATGCGTAGTACATTATAGAACAAGGGAGAAGTTACAACAATGAAATATGGACATGATGAGATATCCAAATACAAACGGACTGGATCCTTATAAATGTGCAATACCTGAAGAAAATGGAGTACCTTTGTATCATCATCAAGGAATCAACCATCATGCTGCAATCTCCAGTGCATAACATCCGATTAATATCTTGTTCTTGTCACGTGGAATTCAGGGAATACATGATAACAATACACTTATTTCTATATATACTTTAGTGGTTTAATGTAGCCAAACTTAAGAACGTCAAAGTCAATTACATCAAAGCAGTTTGTCATAAGAAGTGCCATTTGAATCCTACCAAACCAAGCCATAAAAACGTCGCCTCCCCCGTATAATGCATCACATG is drawn from Aegilops tauschii subsp. strangulata cultivar AL8/78 chromosome 1, Aet v6.0, whole genome shotgun sequence and contains these coding sequences:
- the LOC109780606 gene encoding uncharacterized protein, encoding MLPRSQMAIQLTLLLISCSLYSMYSSSSFSTSSSLALLVLVISTCLSLLFSNLRQLMKTSSHKTSMEVVAHQEKSTVPQDGVSEDSPVDSAGSLSGSSDCQVSEEGTDEVSVSDDDDDESLIEISLVDGYYVGQEEQCLWKKEQDLLAGFLPEFVLDRRDFIDILSEISEEENMIEIDIARGSIKCANFGVKA
- the LOC109780617 gene encoding pentatricopeptide repeat-containing protein At4g14050, mitochondrial; this encodes MLSPAAAVVSAVRAAGGSPTALRRAHARLLKDGLALHPPAPSLLVSAYAKCRLLPDARRVFDESPSRDLHLYSSLLAAVSNSDAPYLVLPIIRRMLSADALQPDHFVLASIASASARLRSLSLGKQLHGHFVASPYSGDDVVKSSLIDMYCKCGFPDDARKVFDSLSAKNSVVWTALVSGYASNGYTDEALELFRSMPGRGLFAWTALVSGYVRAGESVSAVELFVEMRRDAVTIDDAFVLSAVTGGAADLAALVLGRQLHGLSMRLGFLSSMMVGNALVDMYSKCSDIHSAREVFEEITVRDIISWTTMIVGEAQHGRAGEAFALYDRMILAGVKPNEVTFVGLIYACSHAGLVQKGRQLFDSVKREYDINPGLQLYTCYLDLLSRSGHLSEAEELITTMPYEPDEAAWGALLSACKKHNDAEMCVRVADNLLELGPKYPSTCVLLSNVYAVNGKWGSVSTVRKLMANMKINKEPGYSWVEVGRESRLFHAGEVPVDMREEILVFLEELVSEMRRRGYVPDTSSVMHDLEEHEKEHHLFLHSERLAVAFGILKSLPGSVIRVVKNLRVCGDCHTVMKLISEIFQRKIIVRDATRFHHFEGGKCSCGEFW